In Sulfurimonas sp., the genomic window AAACAAACTTATTAACAATGAGATCTGTAAAACATTTCAATCTAGATCAAACGAATTAGATCTTCACTTAAATTATTCTGATATACAAAAAATGACAAAACCATTATATGGTCGAGAATTAATTGAGGTTGAAGTTATTGATGGTGATGAATTTGAAACTGATATATTTAATGATTTTGTTAGAGTAGCTTCATTCACTAGACAAAACTATTTTCAAGTTTCAAATAATGCGAGACATGATTTAGAAGGTGTATCTATGATGCTTCATGCCGATCTGGTAAAAGTCTCACAAAAATTAGGTCTTAAAAAAACTTTAACCGTTCAACAAGCTTTTCAAAAGAAACTTATACCTTACGCCGTCGATCATGAATATAATCCTACAACTAATGAAAGAATATTTGTTGACGATCAAGGTCGAACTATGTTAAATTTATTTGATTCAAATACAGTTCCGAAGGCTACAGACTTTACTGCTCAGGGTAAAAGACTTATTGACAAATTCATACAACATTTAAAATATCTTACAAGTGAAAAAGAAGCTGAGACTTTGATTGACTTCATGGCTTACATAACACAAAATCCTGGTACAAAAATATTATGGGTTCCTCTGATACAATCAGTTGAAGGTATTGGTAAATCTGTTATAGGTAATTTACTTATCAATCATATATTTGGTAAACCTAATGCCGGTGTAGTTGATTCAATTATAATTGCTGATTCAAATAACAGTTGGGCTTCAAGTAAAATGTTAAGAGTATTAGAGGAGATTAAGTTGTTAGGTCATAATCGTTATGAGGTACTTAATAATCTTAAACCTTTGATAACAAATCAAACTATAACAAGAAAAGAAAAATTTGAAGTTAGTTCTGAAGTTCGTAACACTTGTAACTTCATAGCCTTTACCAATTATAAAGATGCTTTACCTGTTGATGAGAATGATCGAAGATGGTGGTTAGTATTCTCACCTTTAACATCACTAGAAGATCTTGAGGAAATAGCTGGTCAGAAAAGACAAGACTACTTCAAACCTTTACATGAGTTATCTCGAGCAGAAAGTCCTTATGGTACCGAGTTCAAAAGATATTTACTCGATCGAGATTTATCAAACTTCAATCCGAACTTTCCACCTGAGTCAATACATAAAGAAGAATTAGCTGAGATTGAAAAAGGTAAGTTACAAGGTGCTGATGAAGTTCAAGATCTAATAACTGTAACATATAAAGATGATTTACCTAAAGTAATTAATATTAAATTATTACGAGAAGCTTCTGAAGTAGCTACAAATGATGATGGTCGAAGAATAACACCAAGAGGTATTAATGCTAAAGAGTTAAGATCTATCTTACAAAAAATGGGTTATAAATCAGTAACCAAAAGAGATTATCCTGGGGCTGATTGGAAAGGTATAAGTCCATTCTATTACCATAAACATAGTTCAACAATAAAAGAAGCTATAACTATTTGGGAACAGGGTTATGATATGGACTTCTTAGCACATGAATTTGAGGATTTAGATGATGAGTTATAACGAGATTGAAATTACTAACATTAATGATTTTGGTTTACTATTAGATAATAAATTAAAGGATATGAATAAAATACCAGATAAACACAAAGATCTTATCAAAGAGCTAATGACTCGGTCTTTTGTCATAGGTGCTCAAGTAGCTAACAATAAAAGTGCTAAGGTTAAATTATGAAATACAATTATGTATGCGACAAATGTAAAAAAGATATTGAGGTTAATAAACCAATGAGTGAATCATCAAGAGATGAGTTCTGTAAAGTGTGTGAGACTAAAATGAGACGAATCTATTCCGCTCCAGTTATTAGAACGGCTGACGGATTAAGAAAAGGTTAATCAAATAAAAACTAAAAGGATAAAACGATGCAATTAAGTAAAGAACAAGAACAAGCTTTAAATCTAGCTATGAATGATGATATTAAAAGTTTATTTATAACAGGTCAAGGTGGTACAGGTAAGAGTGAAATTATAAAAGAATTATGTGGTAGATTAAATCCTACAAATTATGTTCTATTAGCTCCAACACAATCGGCAGCTCTTAAGATCGGTGGTAAAACTATTCACAGCTTTTTTAAGATCAGACCTACAATCAATATTAATGTCGATAAAGAAGAAGATGTTATAAGTTTTTGTCTTGATGAGATTGATCTGGATGGGGTTGATAATAAAATAGTTATTATAGATGAAGCTTCTATGTTAGGTGAAAGTATGTTAAAAGGTATCTTAACAAGAATAACTCCTAGACGATTAGTTTTATTTGGTGATCCGATTCAATTAAATCCGATTAAAGATAATCCTGTTGATTGGTCCAAGTTTTGTGATAAGACAATAACACTTACAAAAAACTTTAGAGTTCAAGATGAAAGGTTAGATCAAATCATTACTCACTTTAGAGATACAGGAAAATTACTATCTCATGTTGATAAGGTTGGTGACATTACAGATTTAAAGTTTGAACCTAATGCCATATATATGGCTCACACAAACGAAACTCTTAGTGATATGCAAAAGCAGCTTCTAGGTTATAGTCATGGTAAACTTGGTGATACAATGCTTACATTTGGTGGTTGTGATGATTCAATTAAAAGACGAGCTGCTATAGGTAATAAAACTGTTTTAACTAATTACTTTAATAATAATGATTTAGTAGTTATAACATCAGTACCAAGAATGATAGATGATAAACTCTGGTCATGTGATGTTGAAAGACTTGATGGTGAAACAATATATGTTAATGAATATAATAAAGTTCCTACAATCATTGTTGGTGATTATGGTGTTTATAAAAAAACTTTACAGAAAAGATTTAAAGCTGCTCAAAACTTACAAAAGAAAATGCAGAAGAAATACAATACTGATAACAACTCATTGATGAAAAGGAAAATGACTGAAAGTGAAAAGAATGATCTGAGACTTAGTTGGATCAATTACTTTAATCTTAAAAACTCACCTTATGCTAGACATCAGCAATTTAGAACCACGTACAAAGCTCAGGGTCAGTCTTTTGATAAGGTTGTTATTGATTGGTATGACTTACCAAGTAAAGATCATAAATACGTTGCTATAAGTAGATCTATGAATAATCTAACTTTAATTATAGACTAATGTATTCTTAATGTATATTTCTATACAATGATACTATCTTAAAAAACAAGGAGAACAAAATGAATATCACAATTCAAATTACAAGCAAAGAGGAAGCTCAAGAAGCAGTTAACATGTTACAAGGTTATCTTGGTAACAGTTCAATAAGTACAGTTGCAGCTAAAGTTGTTGAAACAAAAGAAGATGTTAAAGCTGAAGAACCTAAAAAGGTTACAAAGCCTAAAACAACTACAAAACCAAAAGTAGAAAAAGAAGTTCCAGCTGAAGAACCCGAAGTTGAAGATGAAACAGCAGGTGAAGTTGAAGAAAAAGAAGCTTCTGATATTGATCTTAAAGCTTTAACAGGTATTGCTAAAAAAGCAGTTGAAAGAACTGATAGAATGGCAGCTAAAAAAGTTATTAGTAAATATGGTACAAAACTATCTGAAGTTGATGAAGCTGATTATTCAGCACTAGCTGCAGACTTAGAAGCTTTAGGAGAATAAGATGAGTACAGCTCACGCTAAGCTGAGTCCATCTCAATCGAGTCGTTGGCTTAAATGCCCAGGCTCGATAGGATTAACAGCTGATATAGAAAACAAGTCCAATTCAGCAGCCAGAAGAGGTACA contains:
- a CDS encoding AAA family ATPase — translated: MQLSKEQEQALNLAMNDDIKSLFITGQGGTGKSEIIKELCGRLNPTNYVLLAPTQSAALKIGGKTIHSFFKIRPTININVDKEEDVISFCLDEIDLDGVDNKIVIIDEASMLGESMLKGILTRITPRRLVLFGDPIQLNPIKDNPVDWSKFCDKTITLTKNFRVQDERLDQIITHFRDTGKLLSHVDKVGDITDLKFEPNAIYMAHTNETLSDMQKQLLGYSHGKLGDTMLTFGGCDDSIKRRAAIGNKTVLTNYFNNNDLVVITSVPRMIDDKLWSCDVERLDGETIYVNEYNKVPTIIVGDYGVYKKTLQKRFKAAQNLQKKMQKKYNTDNNSLMKRKMTESEKNDLRLSWINYFNLKNSPYARHQQFRTTYKAQGQSFDKVVIDWYDLPSKDHKYVAISRSMNNLTLIID
- a CDS encoding FmdB family zinc ribbon protein, whose product is MKYNYVCDKCKKDIEVNKPMSESSRDEFCKVCETKMRRIYSAPVIRTADGLRKG
- a CDS encoding DUF5906 domain-containing protein gives rise to the protein MEEKIYNQYKHGLGFQLIELGEDKKPLHRRLDKDKKCKKTSCKYDEDKFYAVVPSKKYMIIDVDIKNGKKGLESLAKLEDDLMVELIPTVRTGSGGLHIYTTVDAPIRIQQKEYPDIDFICHKANDRLCTPYAVAGGQTIQLEGNDYVYEMLHDKIFINDDIEDWSDYLEVDVIKVEADEDLMSVDDLYEKKTPEEIKLLLKWLDASEYAEWMANASAIKRELGNTKEAFEIFHEWSKTADNYDDRDACLKKWKEVGEYQGAPRTMATLYINAITNKTNQLISTIRQCEDSVDMEQLLTNKQWIDYPKFTNKLINNEICKTFQSRSNELDLHLNYSDIQKMTKPLYGRELIEVEVIDGDEFETDIFNDFVRVASFTRQNYFQVSNNARHDLEGVSMMLHADLVKVSQKLGLKKTLTVQQAFQKKLIPYAVDHEYNPTTNERIFVDDQGRTMLNLFDSNTVPKATDFTAQGKRLIDKFIQHLKYLTSEKEAETLIDFMAYITQNPGTKILWVPLIQSVEGIGKSVIGNLLINHIFGKPNAGVVDSIIIADSNNSWASSKMLRVLEEIKLLGHNRYEVLNNLKPLITNQTITRKEKFEVSSEVRNTCNFIAFTNYKDALPVDENDRRWWLVFSPLTSLEDLEEIAGQKRQDYFKPLHELSRAESPYGTEFKRYLLDRDLSNFNPNFPPESIHKEELAEIEKGKLQGADEVQDLITVTYKDDLPKVINIKLLREASEVATNDDGRRITPRGINAKELRSILQKMGYKSVTKRDYPGADWKGISPFYYHKHSSTIKEAITIWEQGYDMDFLAHEFEDLDDEL